The genomic window CAGATCATCACCTTCGGCACCTTGCAGGCGCGGGCCGTGCTGCGCGACGTGGGCCGGGTGCTGCAGATGCCGTTGGGTCAGGTCGACCGGCTCTGCAAGATGGTGCCGAACAACCCGGCCGCGCCCGTCACCCTGGCCCAGGCCATCGACATCGAGCCGCGCCTGAAGGAGGCGCGCGACGCGGAGCCGGCGGTGAAGACCCTGCTGGAAACCGCGCTGGAGCTGGAGGGGCTATACCGCAACGCCTCGACCCACGCCGCGGGGATCGTCATCGGCGACCGGCCGCTGACGGAACTGGTGCCGCTGTATCAGGATCCGCGCTCCACCATTCCGGCGTCCCAGTTCAACATGAAATGGGTCGAGCCGGCTGGCCTGGTGAAGTTCGACTTCCTGGGCCTGAAGACGCTGACGGTGCTGGATCGGGCGCGCGGCTATCTCGAACGGCGCGGCGCAGCCGAGGACTGGAACAGCCTGCCGCTGGACGATGCGCGCACCTATGAACTGATGGCCTCTGGCCAGACGGTCGGGGTGTTCCAGCTGGAATCCCAGGGCATGCGAGACACCCTGCGCAAGATGCGCTGCGGCTCCATCGAAGAGATCACCGCCCTGATTTCGCTCTATCGGCCCGGGCCGATGGAGATGATCGACACCTATATCGACCGTAAGTTCGGGCGCGCCGAGGTCGATTACCTGCACCCCAGCCTGAAAGAGGTGCTGACCGAGACCTACGGCGTCATCATCTACCAGGAACAGGTGATGAAGATCGCCCAGATCCTGGCGGGCTACAGCCTGGGCGAGGCCGACCTGCTGCGCCGGGCGATGGGCAAGAAGAAGAAGGAGGAGATGGATTTCCAGCGCCTTCGCTTCGTCAAGGGCGCCGCCGAAAAGGCCGTGCCGGAATCGCAGTCCGGCTCCATCTTCGATCTGGTCGCCAAGTTCGCCGGATACGGCTTCAACAAGTCCCACGCCGCCGCCTATGCCCTGATTTCGTTCCAGACGGGGTGGTTGAAGGCCAATCAGCCGGTCGAGTTCTTCGCGGCGTCCATGAGCCTGGACTTGTCGAACACCGACAAGCTGGCGGTCTTCTATCAGGACGCCAAACGGTTCGACGTGCCGGTCCTGGCGCCCGACATCAATCGCTCGTCGGCCGACTTCGACGTGGCCTGGGACGACGACAAGGGCGCGGTGCTCTACGCCTTGGGCGCGATCCGAAACGTGGGTCTCGAGGCGATGAAACACGTCATCGAGGTCCGCGAGACGGGCGGGCGCTTCGCCGACATCTTCGACTTCCTCGAGCGCGTCGATCCGCGCAGCGTGAACAAGCGCGCGTTGGAAGGTCTGGCCAAGGCCGGCGCCTTCGACAGCATCCACCCCAACCGGCGGCAGTTGCTGGAACAGGCCGACGTTCTGATGGCCTATTGCCAGAGTGTGGCGGCCGAACGCGCGTCGTCGCAGGTGTCATTGTTCGGCGGCGACCAGGCCCATGCCGCGCGCCCGCGTCTGAAGAGCGTCGAGCCCTGGGTCGGGCCGGAGCGGCTGGATCACGAACTGTCGGCGGTCGGCTTCTATCTGTCGGGCCACCCGCTGGACGAGATGACCTCAGCCCTGAAGCGCAAGCGCGTCACCTTCGTCGCCGAAGCGATTCCGCTGGCTGAGTCGGGCCACGAGGCGTTCCAGATGGCCGGCGTCGTGCGTCGCAAACAGGAGCGGGCCAGCGCGCGGACGGGCGAGAAGTTCGCCTTCGTGACCTTCTCGGATCCGACGGGCGAGTTCGAATGCCTGTTCCCGCCCGAACAACTGCGCAAATGCCGCGAGGTGCTGGAGCCCGGCGCCTCGGTCATGGTGCGGGTGCGCGCCAAGTCGTCGGAAGGGGAGGTGCGCTTCTTCGGCGACGACGCCTCGCAAATGGACAATCTGCTGGACGACGCCAACATCGGCCTTCGTATCCATGTCTCGGCCCGCAGCGCGGACGCTGAGGCGCTGAAGGCGCGGCTGGAACGCGCGCGATCGGGCGCGATCGGCAAGGGGGGCGAGGTGTCGCTGATGATCGCGGGCCTCGATCAGGGGCGCGAGGTCGAGGTCAAGATTCCCGGCCGCTACCGCCTGGACGGCGCCTTGCGCGGCGCGCTGAAGTCGGCGGCGGGCGTCGTCATGCTGGAGGACGCCTGATGTGCGTCGCCGCGTTGATTTCGGCTTGGCTCTTGCTGGGGGTGGTCCCTCGGTCGCTTTAGTCCCACAGCCCCTTGCTCCAATGGAAAGCCAGACCATGTCCCACGCTGTCGGAACCTTCGAGGTTCAGATGACGCCTGTCGCGGCCGAGGCCGACTCACCCGCCGGAGCGCCGGGCCGGATGCGGCTGTCCAAGACCTTTCACGGAGATCTGGAAGGTGAGGGCGCCGGCGAGATGCTGGGCCTTCTGACCAGTGGTTTTGGCGCCTATGTCGCGATGGAACGCGTGTCAGGGATACTCAACGGACGACGCGGCGCCTTCGCCTTGGTCCATCGAGGGGTCATGGAGGCGGGCAGCCAGGATTTGCTGATCACCATTGTTCCCGGTTCCGGCGAAGGCGATTTGGCGGGGATTGCGGGCGTCTTTCATCTGAAGATCGAGGGCGGCGTTCATCGCTACGATCTGGAATACAAGCTTCCCTGACGGTCGATCGTGAACCCCGGATCAATGGTCAAGCTTTTGATTTTTTGGAACCTCACGGGCGCGTGATGGGTTTGGTCAGTCCATAGGGAGACTGTTCCAATGAAATATCTCGCCATCGCCAGCGTCGCGTCGCTGGCCCTTCTCGCCGCCTGCAACCAAGGTGGCGACAGCGCCGCCCAGAACACCGGCGAAGCGGTCAACGCCACCCAGGACGCCACGTCCGGCGTCGTCGGCCAGACCTCGGCCATGACCATGGGCGCCAACACCGTCGACGGTTTCGTCACCGGTCTGGGCACCGGCAACATGTACGAGCTGGAAGCCGCCAAGATCGCCGCCGCCAAGTCCAAGAATGCGGACGTGAAGGCCCTGGCCGCGATGATCACCAAGGATCACACCGCCGCCGGTGAGAAGCTCGCCGCCGCTCAGGCGACCGCTGCGCCGAACGTCGCCATCCCCACGACGCTGGACGAACGCCGCAAGGGCTTGATCGACAATCTGAACGCCGCGACGCCGGACGACTTCGACAAAGTCTATTTGGACCAGCAGGTGGCCGCCCACAACGAGACGTTGACGCTGCTGAACGGCTTTGCCGACAACACCGAAGCGCCCGCCCTGGCCACCCTTGCGCGCGAACTGGTGACGCCTGTCACCGCGCACCGCGACCGCGCCCGGACCCTGCTGGACGCGATGAAGTAAAAGCAGTCGTCGCGTTGCTGACCAAAGGCGGTCCCGAAAGGGGCCGCCTTTTCGCATTTGCAGGGCTGCGCTTGCTATTGCGGCCTATCCGGCCTACATGGCCCCCGCATTTCGCAACGCGGGAGAGGCGCGCTTCGGGGAGACATCCCGATCCGCACCATTCCGAGGGTCTTCAGACCTTTAATCCCCCGCGCCACGTTTGATCGGAAAAAGGACTGAACGATCATGGCTCTGCCTGAATTCTCGATGCGCACCCTGCTTGAAGCCGGCGCCCACTTCGGCCACCAGACGCACCGCTGGAACCCGAAGATGGACCGCTACATCTTCGGCTCGCGCTCGAACATCCACATCATCGACCTGTCGCAGACGATGCCGCTGTTCCACCAGGCTCTGGTGGCCGTGCGCGAAGTCGCCGCCAAGGGCGGTCGCGTTCTGTTCGTCGGCACCAAGCGCCAGGCGGCAGAGCCGGTCGCCGAAGCCGCCAAGCGCTGCGCCCAGTACTACATGAACAACCGTTGGCTCGGCGGCACGCTGACCAACTGGCGCACCGTGTCGGGCTCGATCGCTCGTCTGCGTGAGCTGGAAGGCATTCTGGAAAACGGCGGCGAAGGCCGCGTCAAGAAAGAGCTGCTGAACCTGCAGCGCGAGAAGGACAAGCTTGAGCTGTCGCTGGGCGGCATCAAGGACATGGGTTCGATCCCGGACATCATGTTCGTGATCGACACCAACAAGGAAGCGATCGCGATCCAGGAAGCCCGCAAGCTGAACATCCCGATCATCGCCATCCTGGACACCAACTCGGACCCGGACGGCATCACTTATCCGGTCCCCGGCAACGACGACGCCGCCCGCGCCATCCAAACCTACTGCGACCTGATCGCCGACGCCGTCCTGGACGGTCTGGCCGCCGGCGCCTCGGCCTCGGGCATCGACCTGGGCGCTTCGGAAGCTCCGGTCGAGCCGATGCTGCGTGAAGCCTCGGCCCCCAAGGCTGAAGCCGAAGCCGCGCCGGCCGGCACGGAAGGCGCCGCCGCCGAACTGGAAGCCGCTGCTGAGCCGGCTGCCGAAACCGAGAAGGCCGAGGGCTGATCGCCCGCCGGGCGGCGTTCGCGTTCTTGAGCGCCGCCTGACGAACTGACACACGGCCGGGCTAAATCAGTCCGGCCGTTCCCACATACGAAATCCCCCAAGGAGAAGAACATGGCCGAGATCACTGCCGCCCTCGTGAAGGAGCTTCGCGAGCGTTCGGGCGTCGGCATGATGGACTGCAAGAAGGCGCTGGTCGAAAACGACGGCAACATCGAAGCAGCGATTGACTGGCTGCGCGCCAAGGGCCTGTCCAAGGCCGCCAAGAAGGCCGACCGCGTCGCCGCTGAAGGTCTGGTCGCCGTCGCCTCGAAGGAAGACGGCAAGGGCGAAGTCGCCGCCGCCATCGAGTTCAATGCCGAAACCGACTTCGTCGCCCGTAACGAGCTGTTCCAGAACGCCGCCAAGTCGTTCGCCCAACTGGGTCTTGAGCACCACTCGGTCGAGGCCCTGCACGGCGCCGAACTGGAAGCCGGCAAGACGGTCCAGGACGAAGTGACCAACATGATCGCCACCATCGGCGAGAACATGCAACTGCGCCGCGCCGCCCGCCTGTCGGTGTCGGAAGGCGTCGTCTCGACCTACGTCCACAACGCGGTTTCGCCGGGCGTCGGCCGTATCGGCGTGCTGGTCGCGCTGGAAGGTGAGGGCGACAAGACCGCGCTTCGCGAACTGGGCCGCAAGATCGCCATGCACGTCGCCGCCACCGCGCCGCTGTCGCTGAACACCGACGACCTGGACCCCGCCGCCATCGAGAAGGAACGCACCGTTCTGACCGAAAAGGCCAAGGAAGAAGGTCGCCCGGAAGCCATGATCGCCAAGATCGTGGAAGGTCAGATCAACAAGTTCCAGAAGGACGTGGTGCTGTCCAAGCAGCCGTTCGTCATGGATCCGGACGTGACCATCGAACAACTGGTCGCCAACTCGGCCAAGGAACTGGGCTCCTCTAACCTGCACCTGGCCGGCTTTGTCCGCCTGGCGCTGGGTGAAGGCGTCGAGAAGGTCGAAGGCCCCGACTTCGCGTCGGAAGTCGCCTCGATGATGGGCGGCAACTAAAAAACATTCCCCTCATTCGTGAGGGTTTTGTATCAGAAGGGCGCGTTCGGCTTTGATGGCCGGCGCGCCTTTCGTCTATAAGAAGCCGCCTGATTCAATGGCGCCGCAGTCAAACGGACCTTCCCGCATGCCCGACGCCCCCTCGACCTTCCGCTACAAACGCGTCCTGCTGAAGGTGTCGGGCGAGGTGCTGATGGGCGACCAGTCGTTCGGCGTCGATATGAAGACCGTCGATGCTGTGGCCAAGGCCGTCGCGGACGTCGCGGCCGAGGGCGTCGAAATCTGCCTGGTCATCGGCGGCGGCAACATCTTCCGCGGTCTGTCCAAGGCGGCGGCCGGTATGGAGCGCGCCCAGGCCGACTATATGGGCATGCTTGCGACGATCATGAACGCCCTGGCCATGCAGTCGGCGCTGGAGAAGATCGGCGTCTCGACCCGCGTGCAGAGCGCCATCCCGATGGCCGCCATCGCCGAACCCTACATCCGCCGTCGCGCCCTGCGGCACCTGGAAAAGGGCCGGGTCGTGATCTTCGCCGCCGGCGTGGGCGCACCGTTCTTCACCACGGACTCGGGCGCGGCGCTACGTGCGGCCGAAATGGGCTGCGACGCGCTGCTGAAGGGCACCAGTGTGGACGGGGTCTATACCGCCGACCCGAAGAAGGATCCCGACGCGACGCGGTATGAGACGCTGTCCTATCAGGATGTGCTGGCCAAGGATCTGCGCGTCATGGACGCCTCGGCCATCGCCATGATGCGCGACACGGGCATACCGATCGTGGTCTTCTCCATTCGGGAAGACAACTCGCTGCGCCGGACCCTGACCGGCGAAGGCACGTTCACGGTCATTCAGGACGTCGCCTGAGCGTTCGCCTGACTAGGAAAGACAAGAGAGACCAAGACCATGGCAAAGCCTGAACTGAAGACCTATCGCGACCGCATGGATCGCTCCGTCGCCGCACTCAAGGAAGAGTTCAGCGGTTTGCGCACCGGTCGCGCCAACGCCGGCCTGCTGGAGCCCGTGCGGGTCGAAGCCTACGGCTCGGCCTCGCCGCTGACCGCCGTCGCCGCGATCAGCGTGCCCGAGCCGCGCATGATCAGCGTCAGCGTCTGGGACAAGGGCATGGTGGTCGCCGTCGAAAAGGCGATCCGCAACGCCAATCTGGGCCTGAATCCGATCGTGGACGGCCAGACCCTGCGCATTCCGGTGCCGCCTCTGACCGAGGAACGCCGCAAGGACCTGGTCAAGCTGGCCGGCAAATACGCCGAGCAGCAGAAGATTTCGGTTCGCAACGTCCGCCGCGACGCCAACGACGACCTGAAGAAGGCCGAGAAGGCCGGCGAGATCAGCCAGGACGAGCAAAAGAAGATGGAAACGGAGGTCCAGAAGGACACCGACGCGGCCATCAAGCGCATCGACGAGACCTTGAAGACAAAGGAACAAGAGATCATGCAGGTCTGAGGCGAAACGGCTGGGTCCGGAAGGGATCGCACGACAGATGACGGCAGACCGCGCCGCGCCTTCAGGCCAAAGCCCAGACAAGCAGGGTCAGGACGGCCCGCGCCACGTCGCCATCATCATGGACGGCAATGGACGCTGGGCGAAGGCGCGCGGTCTGCCGCGCGCTCTTGGCCACCGCGAAGGCGTTCAGGCGCTGAAGCGCACGATCCAGGCGGCGCCGGATCTCGGCATCGATTGCCTGACCGTGTTCGGCTTCTCAACCGAGAACTGGAGCCGGCCCGAGGACGAGGTGTCGGACCTGATGGGGCTGGTGCGCTCCTACGTCGCCAGCGATTTGGCCAGGCTGACCAAGGCCGGCGTACGGCTGAAGATCCTGGGACGACGCGAAGGACTGCCGGCCGACATCGCCGCCATCATCGAACGGGCCGAGGCCCAGACCGCCCATAACGACCGGTTCCTGTTGCAGGTCGCCTTTAACTATGGCGGTCGTGCGGATCTGGTGGACGCGGCGCGTCGGCATATGGAGCGGGTGCTGGCGGGTGAGACGGTCGAGCCTTTCAACGAGGCGATCCTGACCTCAGGCCTGGCCACGGCGGGCTCGCCGCCGCTGGATTTGATCGTGCGCACGTCGGGCGAGCAGCGACTGTCGAACTTCCTGTTGTGGGAGGCCGCCTACGCCGAGCTCGTGTTCCAGGACATTCTGTGGCCCGACTATGGCCCCAAGGCGCTGGCTGAAGCGATCTCAGCCTTTGGTCAGCGCGATCGCCGTTTCGGCGGACGCGTGATCGCGCCTGAGCGCGCGACAGCCTGATGGCGGTCAAGGGTCGGGATATCGCCCTCAGGGCTGCGTCCGCCGTCGTGCTCGCGCCCGCCGCCGTCGCTGCGACGTGGGGCGGCGGCGTGTGGTTCCTGGCGCTGATGATCGTCGCCAGCGTCGTCCTGGCGTTCGAATGGGCGGCGATGAGTGCGCCCCATGCACGCCGCGTCATGGGCGGCGCGGTCAGCTTCGGCGTCGTGGCGGCGGTGATAAGCGCGCATTTCGGCGCTATGTCCGTCGCCTTCATCATGCTGGTGTTCGGCGCGGTCGCGGCCGGGGTCTATGCCCGCAGCCGAGGGCAGGAGGCGCTGGATGCCGCCTATGGCGTGCTCTATCTCGGCTGGCCTTCGGTCCTGCTGATTTGGCTGCGCGACGTCGACAGTTTGATCGGGCTGCACTGGACCGTGCTGGTCTTCGCCGTCGCTTGGTCGGCCGACATCGTGGCCTATCTGGCGGGATCCACCTTTGGCGGCCCCAAGCTGTGGCCGCGCTTCTCGCCGAACAAGACCTGGTCCGGGTTCATCGGCGGCGTTGCGGCCGGCGCGGTTGCGGGCGCCGTCATGACGGCCTGGGTCAATATGGGCGCCTTGAGCGTCGTCTGGGGAGCAGTGCTAGGCTTTGCGGGGGCCTTGGCGACCATGGCGGGCGACCTGTGGGAATCGGCGCTGAAGCGACGGTTCGGGGTCAAGGATGCGGGGAACACCATTCCCGGCCACGGCGGCCTGCTGGACCGCGTCGATGGCCTGATGTTCGCGGTCGTGGTCGTCGCGGCGGGCCGACTTATCGTGCTGATGCTGGAGCGTGGGGCGTGATCCGGCGCCGCGTCACTGTGCTTGGCGCGACCGGATCGGTCGGCGCCTCTACACTGGACCTGATGGCTCAAGCCGAGGCGACGGGCACAGGCGCGTTCGAGGTCGAGGCCCTGACGGGCGGCGCCAATATCGCCAAACTGGCCGAGCAGGCTAAACGCTGGCGGCCCAAGCTGGCCGTGACTGCCGATGCGGCGCGGTTGGACGAACTGCGTGACGCCTTGTCCGGCACGGATGTCTCTGTCGCCGCCGGCGACGCCGCGATCGTCGAGGCGGCGACGCGACCTGCCGACTGGATCATGGCGTCCATCGTCGGAGCGGCGGGTTTGAAGTCCGCCTGGGCGGCGGCGGGAACGGGCGCGACCCTGGCGCTGGCCAACAAGGAAAGTCTGGTCTGCTGCGGCTCCGCCCTGATCGAACGGGTCAAGCGGGCAGGGGGGCGTTTGATCCCCGTCGATTCTGAGCACTCCGCCATCTTCCAGGTGTTTCCGGCCGAAGCGCCTGAGCGGGTGGCCAAGCTGATCCTGACCGCATCGGGCGGGCCGTTTCGCAAGACTCCGCGCGAACAGATGGTCGCCATCACGCCAGAACAGGCCGTCGCCCACCCCAACTGGAGCATGGGCGCCAAGATTTCGGTCGATAGCGCGACGATGGCCAACAAGGGCCTGGAGATGATCGAGGCGGCTTATCTGTTCGATATGCCGCAGGATCGGATCGACGTCGTGGTGCACCCCGAATCGATCATCCACAGCCTTGTGGAATATGTGGATGGTTCGACCCTGGCCCAGATGGGACCGCCGGATATGCGCACGCCGATCGCATGCGCCCTGGCCTGGCCGGATCGGATCGCGTGGCCGGCGCCCAAGCTGGATCTGGCTCAGCTAGGTCAGCTGACGTTCGAAGCGCCCGATCTGACGCGCTTTCCCGCCCTCGATCTGGCGCGTCAGGCCCTGAAGGCGGGCGGCGCGACGCCGGCCGTGTTCAACGCCGCCAATGAGGTCGCCGCCTTCGCCTTCCTTGACCGCAAGCTGGCGTTTCTCAATATTGCCGCAGTCGTCGCCGAAACCCTTGAGCGTGCGACGAAAGCGGGGATGGCTTTCGGTTCTGGAGACGCCTGCAGTGCGGCCCTTTCGGTCGACGCCGAGACGCGTCGAATGGCCGAGACCGTCATCGCCGGCCTTGCGAATGCGGCCTGACAGCAGGCCAGGGGAGACGATTTTCGAATGCTGGGCGTCCTGGGTCAGGTCCTGATCTCCATCGCCTCGTTCCTGCTGGTGCTGACCTTCATCGTCACCATCCACGAACTGGGTCACTTCCTCGTCGCGCGCGCCTTTGGCGTGAAGGTGGACCGGTTCGCGGTCGGCTTCGGCAAGGCCGTGGCCAGCCGCACCGATCGTCACGGCATCGAATGGCGTCTCGGTTGGCTGCCGCTGGGCGGCTATGTGAAGTTCTCGGGCGATCTGGATGCGTCCAGCGTGCCTGATCGGGCTGGACTGGACGAACTGCGCCGCCGCGTGGTCGCCGAGCGTGGACCGGGCGCCGAGCGCGATTATTTCCACTTCAAGCCGGTGTGGCAGCGCGCCCTGATCGTCGCGGCCGGGCCCATCGCGAACTTCATCCTGGCCATCACCATCTTCGCCGTCGTCTTCATGGCCGTCGGCGTGTCTCTGCGCCCCGCGCGTGTTGCTCAGGTCCAGGCGGGATCGCCGGCCGCCGCCGGCGGTTTCCAGGTCGGCGACCTGATCACCGAGGTGAACGGCAAGGCCATCAAGGACGGAAGCGCGGTCACCCGCACCGTCATGCTATCGACCGGCGATCCCGTACGTTTCACGGTCGAGCGCGCCGGGCGTCCCGTCGAACTGGTCGCGACGCCGGAACGTCGCGAGGAAAACGACCCCATCGCCGGACGCGTCAAGGTCGGCCGCATCGGCCTGGGGCTAGGCCCGTCGGCCGGCGATGTCCGCCACGTGCGTTACGGCCCTGTCGACGCCGTCGTGGAGGGCGCGCGCCAGACGGCCGACGTGATCGGCTCGACCCTGACCTACCTCGGACGTCTGGCGACGGGGCGCGAGTCGGGCGATCAGTTCAGCGGCCCGTTGGGCATGGCCAAGGCGACGGGCTCGCTGACCACGGCTGCGGTCGAAGCCAATCCAGCGCCTGGCGCCATGGCGATCAACCTGATCCTGACGCTGACAACCTTGGCCGCCATACTTTCGATCGGAATCGGCTTTCTAAATCTGCTTCCCATTCCGGTCCTCGACGGCGGGCATCTGCTTTTCTACGGCTATGAGGCTGTGGCGAAACAGCCTGTGTCGGCGCGGTTCCAGGAGATGGGCTATCGTGCAGGCCTTGCGCTTTTGGCGGGATTTATGTTGTTCGCAACGTGGAACGACCTACAGAAGCTCAATATCTTCCAATTCCTCGGCGGGCTCGTCTCGTGAGCCGACGCCAGCCCCCGACGGTTTCCCGAATGAATGACATGACCTCTCGCGCCGCCGTTCGACTGAGCGCCCGCTCCAGCCTGCTGGCTTTGGCGGTCGCCGCCGGTCTGGGCGCACCCGCGCTGGCCCAGACTGCGCCGGCCCAAACTTCGCCGACGACGCCGGCTCAAACGCCGGCCCAGACGGCCCCGGCGAGCGCCGCCGAACCGCGCGTCGAGATCGCTGCGCCGCAGACGATCACGATCAACCGCATCATTGTGCAGGGCGCGCAGCGGATCGACCAGACGACGGTCCTGTCCTATTTGCCGATCCGTCCCGGTGATGCTGTCGACGCCTCGGTGCTGGACGTCGCGGTGCGCACCCTGTCGCGCACGGGCCTGTTCGCCGATGTGCAACTGGGCATCCAGAACGGCGACCTGATCGTCCAGATCGTCGAGAACCCGATCATCAACCAGGTGGTGTTCGAGGGAAATAAGGCGCTGTCAAAGGACAAGCTGACCAAGGAAGTGACCCTGGCGCCGCGCGGCATCTATACCCGCGCCAAGGTTCAGGAAGACGTCGGCGCCATTGTCGAGCTTTATCGCCTGCAGGGCCGTATCTCTGCGACCGTGACGCCGAAGCTGGTCCAGTTGGAACAGAACCGCGTCGATGTGATCTTCGAGATCAACGAAGGCCCGCAGACCGGCATCAGCGCCATCAACGTCTTGGGCAACGAAGCGTTTTCGGATCGCGACGTGCGCGGCGTGATGGTCACCGAGAAGTCGACCTGGTGGAAGTTCTTCTCCAATAACGACAATTACGATCCCAACCGCCTGGAATACGACCAGGAGCAGTTGCGGAAGTTTTACACCAACCGCGGCTATTACGACTTCCGCGTGGTGTCCTCGGTTGCCGAACTGCAGCCTGACGATCAGGCGTTCCAGCTGACGCTGACGCTGAATGAAGGCGACAAGTACAACTTCGGTGAGATCAAGGTCGTCACCCAGAACGACCGGCTGAACGCCGACTTCCTGAAGGCCCTGGTGCCGATCCGGGAAGGCCAACTGTACGAAAGCGACAAGATCGAACAGGCGGTCGACGCCCTGACGTTCGCGGCGGGATCGGCCGGCTATGCCTTCGTCGAGATCAATCCGACCTACAAGGCCAATCCCGAGACGGACACGGTCGATGTAACCTTCAATGTGTCCGAGGGCCAGCGCGTCTATATCGATCGCATCAATGTGGTCGGCAACACCCGCACGATCGACCCGGTGATCCGCCGCGAACTGCTGCTGACCGAGGGCGACGCCTTCAACCGCGCCCTGATGGAGCGCTCGCGCAACAACTTGCGCGCCCTGGGCTTTTTCAAGGACGTGACGGTCGAGGAAACGCGCGGCAGCGCGCCGGACCGCTCGGTCATCAACGTCAACGTCCAGGAACAGCCGACCGGCGAACTGTCCGTCGGAGCGGGCTTTAGCTCCGTCGACTCCTTCACCGTCAATCTGGGCATCTCGGAGCGGAACTTCCGTGGGCGCGGCCAGAATGTGGTGGCCCGTCTGGAGTGGGGTTCGCTGCGCCAGCAGGTCGACTTCCGCTTCACGGAGCCGAAGTTCCTGGGACGCGATCTGCGCGCGGGCTTCGACCTGTTCCACTCGCGCTATGACTTGAGCAAATACTCGTCCTACGATTACCGCTCAACCGGCGGCGGGGTGCGTCTTTCCTATCCGCTGAACGGCAACATGCTGCTCAGCACGCGCTATTTCCTGAAGTCGGACGAGATCATCGTCCCGACCGGCTATTGCAACGGCGTGGGGCGAGGCTCGTCTGCCCTGTGCGATCAGGTCGGCAGCTTCATCAACTCGTCGGCTGGCTATACGCTGCAGGTCAACTACACCAACGATCCGATCCGTCCGACGCGCGGCTGGGCCGGGTCGCTGCGTCAGGACCTCGCGGGTCTGGGCGGCGATGTGAACTATGTGAAGACCGAGGCCGACGCGAGCTGGTACTACGGCTTCACGCCGAACTGGATCGTCAGCGTTCAGGGTTCGACCGGCTACGTCAGCGGCTGGAACGGCGACCCGATCCGCATCAACGACCGCTTCTTCAAGGGCGGCAACAGCTTCCGCGGCTTCGAGACAGCCGGTATGGGGCCGCGCGATCTGACCACGACCGACGCTCTGGGCGGCAACTTCTACGCCATCGGCACGGTCGAACTGACCCTGCCGAACTATCTGCCTGAGCAGTACGGCATCAAGACCTCGCTGTTCGCCGATGTCGGTACGCTGGGCGTGCTGGATGACCGCTACAAGCTGACGTCCACCGGAACGGTGAACACAAATATCGCCGATGAGCTGTCGCTGCGCGCGTCGGCGGGCGTCAGCATCCACTGGAAGTCGCCGATGGGTCCGATCCGCTTCGACATCTCCAAGGTTCTGTCCAAGGAAGACTACGACAAGACGGAATCCTTCCGCTTCTCGACCTCCACTCAGTTCTAATCGCGGCTTTTTCGACCGCACGAGGAAACACCATGAAAGCTCTGATCATCGCGGCGACCGCCGCTGCTTCGCTCATCGCCACCGCTGCGTCCGCGCAGCAGGCCAGCGCGCCTGCCAACCCCGGCCCGGTCATCCCCGGCGTGTGCGTGTATTACAACGCGCGTCTCTTGGCCCAGTCGTCGGCCGGTCAGGCCGTCGAAGCCCGCATGCAACAGCTGGCCCAGGAGGTTCAGGGCGAACTACAACCTTACGCCACGTCCATCCAGTCGGACGCGCAGCAACTGCAAGCCTCGGGTTCCAGCCTACCGGCCGACCAACTGCAACAGCGCCGTCAGGCCCTGCAGCAGCGCGCG from Brevundimonas fontaquae includes these protein-coding regions:
- the dnaE gene encoding DNA polymerase III subunit alpha, giving the protein MNEPVNSQGFVHLRVRSAYSLLEGAIKAAKVGKLAADAGMPAVGVADRANLFGALEFSQTAKDAGVQPLVACALPVFGIGGQINARWAKVPTVVLLAQDTAGWLNLCALSSSAYLDAGEMAEPGVAWEQVVARSEGLILLSGGPDGPVDPLFAQGKKAEGAAALAAMKAAFGDRFYVELQRHGLEDEKRAEPGLVEWAYANDVPLVATNDVYYAKAAQAKSHDALLCIADGAFTGQEDRRRITGEHWFKPAAVMRELFADLPEACDNTIDIARRCAFLVNTHAPILPRFDTGAGRSEADELAHQAREGLKVRLTEVTPAVPEEEYWTRLEWEVGIIQQMGFPGYFLIVSDFIKWAKTHGIPVGPGRGSGAGSLVAWSLTITDLDPLRFGLLFERFLNPERVSMPDFDIDFCQERREEVIDYVQDRYGKDRVAQIITFGTLQARAVLRDVGRVLQMPLGQVDRLCKMVPNNPAAPVTLAQAIDIEPRLKEARDAEPAVKTLLETALELEGLYRNASTHAAGIVIGDRPLTELVPLYQDPRSTIPASQFNMKWVEPAGLVKFDFLGLKTLTVLDRARGYLERRGAAEDWNSLPLDDARTYELMASGQTVGVFQLESQGMRDTLRKMRCGSIEEITALISLYRPGPMEMIDTYIDRKFGRAEVDYLHPSLKEVLTETYGVIIYQEQVMKIAQILAGYSLGEADLLRRAMGKKKKEEMDFQRLRFVKGAAEKAVPESQSGSIFDLVAKFAGYGFNKSHAAAYALISFQTGWLKANQPVEFFAASMSLDLSNTDKLAVFYQDAKRFDVPVLAPDINRSSADFDVAWDDDKGAVLYALGAIRNVGLEAMKHVIEVRETGGRFADIFDFLERVDPRSVNKRALEGLAKAGAFDSIHPNRRQLLEQADVLMAYCQSVAAERASSQVSLFGGDQAHAARPRLKSVEPWVGPERLDHELSAVGFYLSGHPLDEMTSALKRKRVTFVAEAIPLAESGHEAFQMAGVVRRKQERASARTGEKFAFVTFSDPTGEFECLFPPEQLRKCREVLEPGASVMVRVRAKSSEGEVRFFGDDASQMDNLLDDANIGLRIHVSARSADAEALKARLERARSGAIGKGGEVSLMIAGLDQGREVEVKIPGRYRLDGALRGALKSAAGVVMLEDA
- a CDS encoding DUF3224 domain-containing protein codes for the protein MSHAVGTFEVQMTPVAAEADSPAGAPGRMRLSKTFHGDLEGEGAGEMLGLLTSGFGAYVAMERVSGILNGRRGAFALVHRGVMEAGSQDLLITIVPGSGEGDLAGIAGVFHLKIEGGVHRYDLEYKLP
- a CDS encoding DUF4142 domain-containing protein; protein product: MKYLAIASVASLALLAACNQGGDSAAQNTGEAVNATQDATSGVVGQTSAMTMGANTVDGFVTGLGTGNMYELEAAKIAAAKSKNADVKALAAMITKDHTAAGEKLAAAQATAAPNVAIPTTLDERRKGLIDNLNAATPDDFDKVYLDQQVAAHNETLTLLNGFADNTEAPALATLARELVTPVTAHRDRARTLLDAMK
- the rpsB gene encoding 30S ribosomal protein S2, which codes for MALPEFSMRTLLEAGAHFGHQTHRWNPKMDRYIFGSRSNIHIIDLSQTMPLFHQALVAVREVAAKGGRVLFVGTKRQAAEPVAEAAKRCAQYYMNNRWLGGTLTNWRTVSGSIARLRELEGILENGGEGRVKKELLNLQREKDKLELSLGGIKDMGSIPDIMFVIDTNKEAIAIQEARKLNIPIIAILDTNSDPDGITYPVPGNDDAARAIQTYCDLIADAVLDGLAAGASASGIDLGASEAPVEPMLREASAPKAEAEAAPAGTEGAAAELEAAAEPAAETEKAEG